The Maniola jurtina chromosome 20, ilManJurt1.1, whole genome shotgun sequence genome includes the window CCGTGCGAGAGCCTATGCAGACCGGTAAGTTGCGTAACTGTAAACTTGGGTTAATTTCATCATAGACATTCTAGTTCCATTGTAGACCTACTAGTTCCATTATAGACCTTCCAGTTCCATCTTAGATCTACTAGTTCCATCATAGACCTATTAGTCCAGTCGCGAAATGTATGGGGACGATCTTGGGTGTTCCTGCCGTCGGCGAGCAGTTGCTGGGTCGTGTAGTGGATGCGCTGGGTAACGCCATGACTAGGGTCCACTCAACACTATCACTTTCAAGTCGCGTGTGCAAGTCGGCATAAGGCCCCCGGTAATATCCCGCGTGTGTCCATGCGAGAGTCTTGGTTTAATTTCGTTATAGACATTTTAGTTCCATTGTAGACCTACTAGTTCCATTATAGACCTACCAGTTCCATCATAGACCTACTTACTAGTTCCATCATAGGTCTATTAATGTCGCCGTGAATCGACGATTACGCAATCATGGTAATACTGATAAAGTGATAATTTGGCGCAGGTATCAAGGCCGTAGACTCTCTCGTGCCAATAGGCCGTGGGCAGCGTGAGCTGATCATCGGGGACCGTCAGACCGGCAAGACTGCTCTGGCCATTGACACCATCATCAACCAGCAGCGTTTCAACAAGGGCGAGGACGAGAAGAAGAAGCTGTACTGTATCTACGTTGCCATCGGACAGAAGAGGTCCACCGTCGCACAGATTTTGAAGAGGCTGACTGATGCTGGTGAGAAACatctataaatatataaacCAAAAAGTTGTTCAAACTACTGGGCAGATCAGgttgggcatgcagatagctactatgcctagacatctgctaagatttttcgtttttaaatttgtagtccATGCCTATCAAGTCGCAGGCGCACACTAGTTTACAAATACACAAACTGTTTACAAACTGCACagattaaaactaaataaaaatatatcaccTAATCTATCTACTGTGTATGTGAACTATCAGAAGCTGCACTACATCAGCTATATCACAATCTTCTGACACCCTCCCTACCGACCACAGTAGTCAGTGCTCAGTGCTCACAACTGAGCAATTTGGGAATTTCTTATTTCTAAATGTCCGTGGGAGGCtatggccgtggctagttactacgcTACTGGCAAAGTTGTGCAGCCAAGTAATGCCAAAGGGCATATTTACGTCTTGGATGCTCCTCCCAGGTGCCATCAACTACACCATCATCGTGTCCGCTACGGCGTCTGACGCGGCGCCCCTGCAGTACCTCGCGCCCTACTCCGGCTGCGCCATGGGCGAGTTCTTCCGCGACAACGGCAAGCACGCGCTCATCATCTACGACGATCTGTCCAAGCAGGCCGTTGCCTACCGACAggtgaatattaaaaaaaaaaaaaaaacttttattcaattcaacttttttatttttgaatcgtcaaatgcatcttcTACTGGTtctgaatgcctttcctaccgagaagaaccagcaagaaactcaggtcacatgtataaaagtacctaattgCAATCCTGTGCATTGATATAACATGAATTTTGAATTCATGTAAATCCAACAGTCACAACAGAAGAATTGTATGACTATtgtaaagatattataaaactccagatcatcataatcaactcatcgccggctcactactgagcacgggtctcatctcagaatgagaagcatTTGGCCATAACACAGTCTCATTTATgcttggttggtgactcaaaatggttaacgcccactgagctttttgtctttgtcatttgtataaCTAGTAACTTGTAGTTGTATACTAAGTAATGTTTGTGTGATCAGATGTCTCTGCTGCTGCGTCGTCCCCCGGGTCGTGAGGCCTACCCCGGTGATGTGTTCTACCTCCACTCGCGTCTGCTCGAGCGTGCGGCCAAGATGTACGTATCACAGTTTGGctaatttatcaaagtatttgaTGATGGACTtggaattattattaactagatgatgacttcgtccgcgtggatttaggtttttaaaaattccgtgggaactgtttgattttctgggataaaaagtagccatcctcgagatataaactaacccagtaccaaatttcgtcagaattagttaaactgttgggccgtgaaaaggtagcagacagacagacagacacactttcgcatttataatattagtatggattttgttcCTCAGGTCCGACAAGATGGGCGGTGGCTCTCTGACCGCTCTGCCCGTCATCGAGACCCAAGCCGGAGACGTGTCTGCTTACATTCCCACCAACGTGATCTCCATCACTGACGGGCAGATCTTCTTGGAGACGGAGTTGTTCTACAAGGGTATCCGGCCCGCCATCAACGTCGGTCTGTCCGTGTCGCGTGTGGGTTCCGCCGCGCAGACCAAGGCTATGAAGCAGGCAAGTACCtaccactccactccactccagtTTCACTCTCTGCTGCAGCTAGGCCTGGCCGTGACGTTGCTTTTTTTCaaagcttttaaaattaaactttcaaATGAGGGTAGTTTATCACATACTATGGGCTACGTCTTTTTACGGAAAAGAAACCCAGAAAGGGGATATATAAGAAGAAGAGGGTAGTTTAAATTTAAGTGTGTTTATTTAACTTCCATGGATTTCAACTAGCTTCCAATTCCAGGTGGCCGGTTCCATGAAACTGGAGTTGGCTCAATACCGTGAGGTGGCCGCTTTCGCCCAGTTCGGTTCCGACTTGGACGCTGCGACCCAACAGCTGTTGAACCGCGGCATGCGTCTTACTGAGCTGCTCAAGCAAGGACAGTACGTGCCAATGGCCATTGAGGAACAGGTGAGTGATGTTGTTTCCGTCTGTGTCTCTAAGGTCCTTACATTATGATACTTACAACTAGTATTTTACGCGAGTCTTGAAGACGATTCGCTGAGGCGTATCTTACATACATATGTATGCTGATTCGCACACTACGCTACCGGTATCCTACGCGTCTGGTACTAGACTCGCGATATCCTCAGTGGCACCTATAAtagtcttttatttaaaatttattttctgttCATTTTTAGCAATATAAAACTGAAAAAGATGCTGATATTCCAAGTTTAGAGAAAACATCGATATCGACTCTAATATCAGTTTTCTGCCTCAATACTAGACCAAAAATAGTAAAAGAAGCTCCTTTGCGAACCTATCACATTAAggattttattgcttaaaaactTATTCCTTCTATCCAAGGTCGCCATCATCTACTGTGGTGTACGTGGTCACCTCGACAAAGTGGACCCAACCAAGATCACAGCATTCGAGAAGGAGTTCACCCAGCACATCAAGACCTCCCACCAGGCTCTACTTGCCACCATCGCTAAGGACGGTCAAATCACACCAGAGTCTGATGCCTCGCTGAAGAAAATCGTCACTGACTTCGTTGCCACGTTCCAAGCGCAGTAAACGCCTAGTTAATGATAAACTCGCCTTAAGATTGTACAATACAATTCGTAATCTAGCAATTACTTGTACCATCTTAAGTCTATCCATTGATATTTAAGTGGCTGCTTACTGAAGCCTTCTATGACAATGTTGTAATTTGCTTCGGTGGGCAATCTATTTAGAAGTGTAATTTGTATGGACAGTAATGTGAATACAATCATGTAATGTATTTGATATGTATCTTGGAGTCGGCagtggttatattatatgaataaaacaatttatttgagAATTTTATTTGGAATCGTCTCCTTGCTTTAAAGTCTTTAAACCCAAAGACAATTTTTTCAAACCCTATCTGCGGAATGTTCGTAAAGCcatctctctctgttacgtaatcccaatAATAGCTTTATGTCCCATACAAATTatagagccaaaaatctcagtgggcgttaaccattttgaggcaccaatcacaaacatgttttcaaaaaatatttgaaattggTTGGTTACTCAGAATGGTTAGCGCTCAATGAGATTTTTACATAGATATTATGTGATTTTTACCTCTTAtcgtttgtatgggattacgtaacagggAGCGCAATTTTGGATATAATATTTAGTGTAATAAgtgagtgcgagtcagattctcacacgtagggttccgtaccatcgttgaaaattatgtacctacctaggtactttttaatttacgtgGCGGtcatattgaaatttttatcaattattaaagcggcaatagaataTCAAATTGTGGGACTCATTTCAATCATGATTGGCTAATGAAGGgctaatggaataaaaatacatttattacaAAAGAGTCTGAAATGggattttcgatttttttatttctctcgtctggctttacaaagattagccagtgtcaactttgtagttatttgtaacaagttagggaaactatacaagtatggaccccgtctgtgccggcgctcagcgacacacgcacggcaccccccaagatataagtataataggttcatggcacccccttagagcactttccagtcagttttaacaaaaaaaactactccaaaaaggcagagcacgcccgccagctaacaccaacacagacgaagtctgaGATTTTCGATTGACTTACCGATAGATACGCAACTTGCAATAATAGTAATCTGTGGCCCAACTCAAGCCCTAATGAGTGTCACAGtcccaggacttcgtctgtgttggtgttagctggcgggcgtgctctgcctttttgcagtgttttttttgttaaaactgaccggaaagcgctctaaaggggcgccgtgcgtatgtcggcgagtgctggcacagacggggtccatacttgtatagtttaactaacttgttacaaataactacaaacttgacattggctaatctttgtaaagccagacgaaagagaaaaaaaaatagtcacaGCCGCATTGACACATGTGACATCACGATGCATTCATAGAGTAGTTTGACAGCATGGACGTACTAATGTTTGACAGTGACACTTTTGCTGCTTTTGTGTTGATTTATTTTGGCACGGCAAAAAGCATTGGCCGGAGCCCggaattttatatttcatttaatatatAGTGGTATTTCAGTGAATTACATGAATATTATTAATTGCTATCTATTGTAAGCTACATGTAATCCTATTCTATCATTCGCTTTTCCAAACTTCATATAAACAGTGAATGAAAATGGAGTCTTTCGAAAGAGCGCACGTTGCGATAAACAAGCCTTCAAAAAGCAGTAAGCTGTCAGAGAATAAGAAGAAACGGTTAAAGCAAATATTATTCGGATATAGAGCGAATGATAATAATCTTATTCAAAGGTCTATGGAGTTGGAAAATGATGACGAGGACTCTACATCTGTAAGTGGTTATTCCGACCTGAACCTTACTAATTCTAGCTATGAAGATGAGAATGCGGCATTTATTATGAAAGAAGACTCAACTAGTAGAGTCGACAGTAAAGATATCATTCCTAGTTTTGAAGAGAAAATATATGAAGATTCCACTTCTGAATGTAGCGAAAGTTACAAAAGTAGTGATGTTTCTTATGAAAGCGCTCGGTCCGATGATAGTTACGACAATGAAAGTAATGAAGATAAATCATGTTTTAGTGACGAGTCGATTACTGAAGGTAATTCAAGCATTGGTAGTTCAGAAAGAATTGATTTTGAGCCTAAAGATTGCATAGATGAAACAGTTTTAGAATCTGGTACTGATACAGAAACATCAATAGTGATGAGTGGCCTTAATTTGTCAGAGTCAGATATTTCAGAGTTTGATGCTGATAGACAGCTAGCAGCTAAGATTCAAGAACAGTTGCAGTTAAGAAATAATAGGCAGAAGCATAAAGATAAATATACTATATTGTTAGATGAAAATGATGTAGCAAACCATTCAATGACCAAAGAAAGGTGTAATAATGTACGAGCAGCAAATATGCTTTCTGTAAATAAAACAGAGTCATCAAAAcaactaaaaaagaaaaagcaaaATAAAGCTAACCATGATGTTGTGAAAGGGCCTATAACTGAAGAAAAATGTAGTActgaacaaattaaaaaaatgcttCCAATGACTAAAGAGGAATCAACAAGAATAAGACACAATAAGCaaaatcataaagataaaaACACTATATTACTAGATTCAAATGAAACACCGAAAGGTCCAATAACTAAGGAAAGATGCAGTATTATACAAGCAGAAAagttatttcaaataaataaagaagaatcaacaaggattaaaaaaaataagcaaaagCATAAAGACAAGTACACAATATTATTAGATGCAGAGCAGAAATATACACAGGGACAAAATACGACACTAGatgataaaaatactttaaatcCAATAAACATTGAAATGAGTGAAGATGATACATCAATAAATAGTGATGAATTAAATGATGATGAGCTTAATGAAGATTCTATAACTATGTCACCACCCTATGTCTCTATAACAGCTTCAGATATGTCAACTCAAAAACTAGATGATATTATTGGAGAATACAAACATTCAACAATAAAGAATTTACCATCGGAAACAAGTGCTGTGTTTTCAACTAATAACTCTGGCTTTTTTGTTGAAGAAGATATGAATATTGATGTTCAGATAGAGGATGATGTTAGTAGTCTTATACCAGAGTTAGATGATATACCAAGCCTTGAAGAAATTGATGAAGAATTAATGAACCTTGATACAACAGCAGAAAGTACAACTAGGACTATGAATAAAAGCACTATCGAACCAAAAACAAGCATAGCTGACCAATGGACAGATTATGATCAAGTCGCAGAAACTTTCAAAGTTTACTATGGCACAAAGTGTTGCATAATTACACTAAAACATCCAAGCGAATTATTTATTCAAGGAAAAGTTAAAATCAGATCTTTAGGTGGTACCAATGAATTATTTGGTTgtacattgaataaaaaaaattgtaatatctATGCTCCATATTACAATTTTGCTCAAGGGATTAAAACTGTTGAAAATCCAAACAATTACTATGGTTTATTTGGCAAATTGACTGCAGCAGGCCTTTCTGTCTCCGAGGCAGAAgatatagtaataaatatagGGGCAAATGATGGAGTCCTACTTTTACAAAAGCTTGAGTGTAGAGTGATGGATTTTATAGAGAACAACTTTAGAGTAACAAATATGTTTAAGTGGAATAAGACTGTTGAACCATATTTTAGCAAGGCCTCAGATATCTTGAACTGTTCACTCTTTTCATCGAGGCCATACAAAAGTTTTGATGAACATCCTAGTTGGAAGGAAGCGAATGAACTAGCTATGAGTAAGTATATTCCAAAAGAACACCAGATCTTCTACTCTTGTAAAGGTTTTTGACATAGCACCACCAATATACAATAGATAGATTCTGAGTTGTTCAAACAAAAGAGGCAGACAACTTGACAATCTTCTTGGCACAGTAGTGCTGAGGTTTAAAAAGTTCCAGGTCTAATTTCCAGCGGGATGGATTTGGGAATTGACAATTAGTAAAATATTGGGTATGGTCTGATGGGATGAGGTACGATGCCCCATAGAAAtggcaaaaaaatatattatgaaatggaaaataatatacttattgtCTTAATAAAACTGTCAGCTTTCATCTTAAATTATTGCCATTTATAACCAGGTAAAATAGCAATCTGGCAGACTGCTATTTCAACTGGTTATAAATCTGGCAAGACTGGCACACAACGAGTTCCATATAAACAAACTAGTTATCCTTGGgatccttttttctctggacatatggaactctaaaaacattaaattattataggttTGGAAGTTTGAATATAGAATTACTATTAGGTGTTCATAGTCCTTCTACACCACAGTTCATAAAAATAGGGCActaacaaaatttttatatttttagtcaAACAAAGCCGAGGCATAGTCTGCGGCGGTAAAGGCGTGGGCAAGTCAACCTACGTGAGATACCAAGTCAATAAGCTGCTAGCCAATGGTCCAGTACTGGTGGTGGACTTGGACCCAGGGCAGAGCTTGTTCACAGTGGCCGGGAATGTGTCTGCTACTGTGGTTACAGCACCTTTATTTGGACCTAGCTTCACTCACTTGAGGAAACCCGAAttgtttgtatattattttgtttaatactagatgatgatttaagttcttaaaaaaaatcctgtggtgactctttgatttttcggtatataaagaattatatatccatactcaggatgcaagctatccaaGTATCCATGTACCAAaattcgttaaaatcggtttaaaggATGGCCCTTAAATAGTGATAATATTGGTAGTTATGATAATTTGTTTAATTCTATGCCTcccataatttaattttttttggaaagagATTTATTCTAACCCATCTTTCATTTAAATTCATAGACATAGAGTGACCTCTA containing:
- the LOC123875502 gene encoding ATP synthase subunit alpha, mitochondrial, whose protein sequence is MSLISARLASSVARRLPNAATQVSKVAVPAVAVASRKLHVSCTHRAAEISTILEERILGAAPKADLEETGRVLSIGDGIARVYGLKNIQAEEMVEFSSGLKGMALNLEPDNVGVVVFGNDKLIKEGDIVKRTGAIVDVPVGEQLLGRVVDALGNAIDGKGPLNTKSRMRVGIKAPGIIPRVSVREPMQTGIKAVDSLVPIGRGQRELIIGDRQTGKTALAIDTIINQQRFNKGEDEKKKLYCIYVAIGQKRSTVAQILKRLTDAGAINYTIIVSATASDAAPLQYLAPYSGCAMGEFFRDNGKHALIIYDDLSKQAVAYRQMSLLLRRPPGREAYPGDVFYLHSRLLERAAKMSDKMGGGSLTALPVIETQAGDVSAYIPTNVISITDGQIFLETELFYKGIRPAINVGLSVSRVGSAAQTKAMKQVAGSMKLELAQYREVAAFAQFGSDLDAATQQLLNRGMRLTELLKQGQYVPMAIEEQVAIIYCGVRGHLDKVDPTKITAFEKEFTQHIKTSHQALLATIAKDGQITPESDASLKKIVTDFVATFQAQ
- the LOC123875498 gene encoding uncharacterized protein LOC123875498 isoform X1, yielding MKMESFERAHVAINKPSKSSKLSENKKKRLKQILFGYRANDNNLIQRSMELENDDEDSTSVSGYSDLNLTNSSYEDENAAFIMKEDSTSRVDSKDIIPSFEEKIYEDSTSECSESYKSSDVSYESARSDDSYDNESNEDKSCFSDESITEGNSSIGSSERIDFEPKDCIDETVLESGTDTETSIVMSGLNLSESDISEFDADRQLAAKIQEQLQLRNNRQKHKDKYTILLDENDVANHSMTKERCNNVRAANMLSVNKTESSKQLKKKKQNKANHDVVKGPITEEKCSTEQIKKMLPMTKEESTRIRHNKQNHKDKNTILLDSNETPKGPITKERCSIIQAEKLFQINKEESTRIKKNKQKHKDKYTILLDAEQKYTQGQNTTLDDKNTLNPINIEMSEDDTSINSDELNDDELNEDSITMSPPYVSITASDMSTQKLDDIIGEYKHSTIKNLPSETSAVFSTNNSGFFVEEDMNIDVQIEDDVSSLIPELDDIPSLEEIDEELMNLDTTAESTTRTMNKSTIEPKTSIADQWTDYDQVAETFKVYYGTKCCIITLKHPSELFIQGKVKIRSLGGTNELFGCTLNKKNCNIYAPYYNFAQGIKTVENPNNYYGLFGKLTAAGLSVSEAEDIVINIGANDGVLLLQKLECRVMDFIENNFRVTNMFKWNKTVEPYFSKASDILNCSLFSSRPYKSFDEHPSWKEANELAMIKQSRGIVCGGKGVGKSTYVRYQVNKLLANGPVLVVDLDPGQSLFTVAGNVSATVVTAPLFGPSFTHLRKPELMLNIGLINTMDNVKRYAAAVQTLITYCQNNKAFTNMPWIVNTMGMTISLGLKFITLIITLLQPTYVLQYESELPNQRFRTLLTPTSTKDLFEDYKNDHLFENVTFPEDLDYSFVVAHDTDSPHMAKSKTFTLKPKDERYLSFLAYFGLLLLSSRQESLFTPYEVSLKDLRVATNVIIKKEHITKVLNGKLVALCQQSGETRSDSGVFTLTDKPLPCRGHGLIRGIDWDKEVLYVITPVPGEALEGVDTLLYADWTPELVWHERSLPVGTALPYRTGAGEQHKELMSTPRRRYTNPLQLLVKMTTGAAPN
- the LOC123875498 gene encoding uncharacterized protein LOC123875498 isoform X2; its protein translation is MKMESFERAHVAINKPSKSSKLSENKKKRLKQILFGYRANDNNLIQRSMELENDDEDSTSVSGYSDLNLTNSSYEDENAAFIMKEDSTSRVDSKDIIPSFEEKIYEDSTSECSESYKSSDVSYESARSDDSYDNESNEDKSCFSDESITEGNSSIGSSERIDFEPKDCIDETVLESGTDTETSIVMSGLNLSESDISEFDADRQLAAKIQEQLQLRNNRQKHKDKYTILLDENDVANHSMTKERCNNVRAANMLSVNKTESSKQLKKNKQNHKDKNTILLDSNETPKGPITKERCSIIQAEKLFQINKEESTRIKKNKQKHKDKYTILLDAEQKYTQGQNTTLDDKNTLNPINIEMSEDDTSINSDELNDDELNEDSITMSPPYVSITASDMSTQKLDDIIGEYKHSTIKNLPSETSAVFSTNNSGFFVEEDMNIDVQIEDDVSSLIPELDDIPSLEEIDEELMNLDTTAESTTRTMNKSTIEPKTSIADQWTDYDQVAETFKVYYGTKCCIITLKHPSELFIQGKVKIRSLGGTNELFGCTLNKKNCNIYAPYYNFAQGIKTVENPNNYYGLFGKLTAAGLSVSEAEDIVINIGANDGVLLLQKLECRVMDFIENNFRVTNMFKWNKTVEPYFSKASDILNCSLFSSRPYKSFDEHPSWKEANELAMIKQSRGIVCGGKGVGKSTYVRYQVNKLLANGPVLVVDLDPGQSLFTVAGNVSATVVTAPLFGPSFTHLRKPELMLNIGLINTMDNVKRYAAAVQTLITYCQNNKAFTNMPWIVNTMGMTISLGLKFITLIITLLQPTYVLQYESELPNQRFRTLLTPTSTKDLFEDYKNDHLFENVTFPEDLDYSFVVAHDTDSPHMAKSKTFTLKPKDERYLSFLAYFGLLLLSSRQESLFTPYEVSLKDLRVATNVIIKKEHITKVLNGKLVALCQQSGETRSDSGVFTLTDKPLPCRGHGLIRGIDWDKEVLYVITPVPGEALEGVDTLLYADWTPELVWHERSLPVGTALPYRTGAGEQHKELMSTPRRRYTNPLQLLVKMTTGAAPN